Proteins from a single region of uncultured Methanobrevibacter sp.:
- a CDS encoding C1 family peptidase has translation MKVLKILIIMLVLIMSVGAACAADAVSGDDAGNGSQEILQTVQEDNILENTQNEVYTTGEGSFTDLSHEIGNATGVLNLTRDYKFNNETDNVIGITIENNNLVIEGNGHTLDADNYGRILNIDGTNVTLNNIKFINGNRSLGSAIYIDPGFSLTTNNVTFENNTAENCIVYVEMATYNSNNDKFLDATVSGTGVILAASSVLNVDNALMMSSKQLSWGFIQSMGQSNVTVLNSIFANTTSNYSAAMKVSGKTRVKNTKFINLEATITAGAIAAKEFDECIIENCTFVNVISDKNGGAIFSDVMGYQHPNTGALIIKDTTFSNCSSGFGGAILHLGGNIAIDNTTFTDNYVTFDGGAVYVSNANVSISNSTFDNNYALYGGERGSFGGAIYCDMSQLTLAGSNFTRNCAHGGSALYLYDASYNISGNTFKANANFNGSYDDIFSVFDNISDIGNNTYSGDDSISIGNVNYATIVAIEGMNLTLIDNSIDVTTLPSRFDLRDWGWLTPVKNQFGKNACWTFGSSGAMESSILRFLGIEMDLSENNMEDMSLKYFMYGMKPFTEGNSPEAAVNYALSWFGVFGEEYDVYDQLGKISPIFAVNNSIHFQDVVIVPPRQNSTDNDAMKWAILKYGALFINYWAVQSAGTYQYYNGTPKVNHGVTLVGWDDNMEIAGAPGKGAWIIKNSWGADALENGYMYVSYYDTGLSTISSSYAFPLENTVIYNKNYQYDIGGRFWYLNNSDQYRNIYLAVDDDLIAGVGTYFNDTNVEYTIRIYVNDKLVLVQSGLSPFSGYHTVKLDSYVPIKEGDEFIVEIKSNVVPISFSSRQHYIVNSSQQFVGGEWQDTTVAGYVNCVKAYTLADDTKVIDAKDISVDYDGDNYFSVTVVTADGHAVGAGETVKFTIDGKTSSVKTDSNGVAKIKITNVPKKYTMTTTYNGKSVKSTVTVKHVLTTSKVTVKKTAKKFTLKATLKINGKVVKGKWITFKFNGKTYKAKTNVKGVAQKTLSKNVIKKLKKGKTYTVKVTYLKDTIKTTVKVK, from the coding sequence ATGAAGGTTTTGAAAATACTGATTATCATGCTTGTTTTAATCATGTCGGTGGGTGCCGCCTGCGCAGCGGATGCCGTTTCCGGTGATGATGCAGGCAATGGTAGCCAAGAAATCCTACAAACGGTACAAGAAGACAATATTTTAGAAAATACACAGAATGAAGTTTATACGACTGGTGAAGGGTCATTTACTGATTTGTCTCATGAAATTGGTAATGCAACTGGAGTTTTAAATCTTACTAGGGACTATAAGTTTAATAATGAAACTGATAATGTAATCGGGATAACTATTGAAAATAATAATCTTGTAATAGAGGGCAATGGCCATACTCTCGATGCGGATAACTATGGAAGGATACTCAATATTGATGGAACCAATGTTACATTAAATAACATTAAGTTTATAAATGGAAACCGGTCTCTGGGCAGTGCGATATATATCGATCCTGGTTTTTCCCTGACAACAAATAATGTGACTTTTGAGAACAACACTGCAGAGAATTGTATAGTCTATGTTGAGATGGCAACATATAACAGTAACAACGATAAATTCCTTGATGCAACGGTTTCCGGAACAGGAGTCATATTGGCGGCATCTAGTGTATTGAATGTTGATAATGCTTTGATGATGAGCTCCAAACAATTGTCATGGGGTTTCATTCAATCCATGGGTCAGTCAAATGTCACAGTACTGAATTCAATATTCGCTAATACTACTTCCAATTATTCGGCTGCAATGAAGGTCAGCGGAAAAACACGCGTTAAGAACACCAAATTCATCAATCTGGAGGCAACTATTACTGCAGGAGCCATTGCTGCAAAAGAGTTTGATGAATGCATAATCGAGAATTGTACTTTTGTCAATGTCATTTCAGATAAGAACGGAGGAGCCATATTTTCAGATGTTATGGGTTATCAACATCCGAATACAGGTGCTCTCATAATTAAAGACACCACTTTCAGTAACTGTTCATCCGGTTTTGGGGGAGCCATATTGCACCTGGGAGGCAACATTGCTATAGACAACACCACTTTCACAGATAACTATGTGACCTTTGACGGCGGTGCAGTATACGTATCCAACGCCAATGTTTCAATTTCAAACTCAACATTCGATAACAATTATGCATTGTATGGCGGAGAAAGAGGCTCTTTTGGCGGTGCAATCTATTGTGACATGAGTCAGCTTACATTGGCAGGTTCCAATTTCACACGCAATTGCGCTCATGGGGGTTCAGCATTATATCTCTATGATGCATCATACAATATTTCAGGCAACACATTCAAGGCCAATGCCAATTTCAATGGCAGCTATGATGACATCTTCTCAGTATTCGACAATATTTCGGACATAGGCAATAATACCTATAGCGGTGATGATTCAATAAGTATAGGCAATGTAAATTACGCTACAATAGTTGCTATTGAGGGAATGAACTTAACTTTAATCGACAACAGCATTGACGTGACCACTCTTCCTTCCAGGTTTGATCTGCGTGATTGGGGATGGCTCACTCCGGTCAAAAACCAATTCGGTAAAAATGCCTGCTGGACATTCGGGTCCTCCGGAGCCATGGAATCTTCAATATTGAGATTTTTAGGCATTGAAATGGATCTTTCCGAAAATAACATGGAAGACATGTCATTGAAATACTTTATGTATGGTATGAAACCGTTTACGGAAGGTAATTCTCCAGAAGCTGCTGTCAATTATGCATTAAGCTGGTTTGGAGTATTCGGTGAGGAATACGATGTTTATGACCAGCTCGGTAAAATCTCACCGATTTTTGCAGTCAACAACAGCATTCATTTCCAGGACGTTGTCATCGTTCCGCCTCGTCAAAATTCCACAGACAATGATGCGATGAAATGGGCCATTTTAAAATACGGCGCTTTATTCATTAACTATTGGGCAGTTCAAAGTGCTGGTACTTATCAGTATTACAATGGAACTCCTAAAGTCAACCACGGAGTTACTTTGGTCGGTTGGGATGACAATATGGAAATAGCTGGAGCTCCTGGAAAAGGCGCATGGATCATTAAAAACAGTTGGGGTGCCGATGCTCTGGAGAATGGGTACATGTACGTCTCCTACTACGACACTGGCCTTTCAACAATCTCATCATCATATGCATTCCCTCTGGAAAACACAGTCATATACAATAAGAATTACCAATATGACATTGGCGGAAGGTTCTGGTATTTGAATAATTCAGACCAATATAGAAATATCTATTTGGCCGTTGATGATGATCTGATTGCAGGTGTTGGAACCTACTTCAACGATACCAATGTTGAATACACAATCAGAATATATGTAAACGACAAGTTGGTCCTTGTGCAAAGCGGTCTTTCTCCGTTTTCAGGTTACCATACAGTCAAGTTGGATTCATATGTTCCAATCAAAGAAGGCGATGAATTCATTGTAGAAATCAAGTCAAATGTCGTTCCCATATCCTTTTCTTCAAGGCAGCATTATATTGTTAATTCATCACAGCAATTTGTTGGTGGTGAATGGCAGGATACCACCGTTGCTGGTTATGTCAACTGTGTAAAGGCATACACTCTTGCGGATGATACCAAAGTCATTGATGCTAAGGACATTTCCGTTGACTATGATGGCGACAATTACTTCTCAGTTACGGTAGTGACCGCTGACGGCCATGCAGTCGGTGCGGGTGAAACTGTAAAATTCACAATCGACGGAAAAACATCCTCTGTCAAAACCGACAGCAATGGTGTGGCTAAAATCAAGATAACTAATGTTCCTAAAAAATACACAATGACAACCACATATAATGGAAAATCAGTTAAAAGCACAGTCACCGTAAAACATGTCCTCACAACAAGTAAGGTCACTGTCAAAAAGACAGCCAAGAAGTTTACCTTAAAGGCAACCCTTAAAATCAACGGCAAAGTTGTCAAAGGCAAATGGATAACATTCAAGTTCAACGGCAAAACCTACAAGGCCAAAACCAACGTTAAAGGTGTTGCGCAAAAGACCTTGAGCAAGAATGTCATCAAAAAGCTTAAGAAAGGCAAAACCTACACTGTCAAAGTGACTTACCTTAAGGACACCATTAAAACAACAGTTAAAGTAAAGTAG
- a CDS encoding ATP-binding protein, whose amino-acid sequence MIPWGTRENLREDEFYNRVAEIDNLKSLLNTTSNGNAPQILLTGLRGVGKTVFLKKIKKELDDDYLVVYINFSKAECYQKRNMSVVGLLEFFFKEFLIEAKNKNLNTLDKKIEKYFKVNDFKIKEFIQLDKFPIPIFGGETNVEKLMDFVLTLPEKIHENNSDKIKGVLIFIDEFQIIKELDDYKESFLWKLRSYIQNQNYISYVFSGSMSMQDELISEIASQRGAFGGRMLTINISPFSKETVKSYLTQEAPNLKFTDEGFDRFYKCTSGIPAYVNIFATLLPKDIELDENLVKSEFEDKIKVINTHLIVMWDKLTLREQYIIISLIDGPLKRNEIAKTLNVTTGSISKPLVNLQHQELVILENNSYYLSEPILKRWLELEFEKTGTYPFRLD is encoded by the coding sequence ATGATACCGTGGGGAACTAGGGAAAATCTTCGTGAAGATGAATTTTACAATAGGGTTGCAGAAATAGACAATCTTAAAAGCCTTTTAAATACTACATCTAATGGAAATGCGCCACAAATTTTATTGACTGGTCTTAGAGGTGTTGGAAAAACGGTATTTCTTAAAAAAATTAAAAAGGAATTGGATGATGATTACTTGGTGGTATATATCAATTTTTCCAAGGCAGAATGTTATCAAAAAAGAAACATGTCTGTAGTGGGGCTTCTGGAATTTTTCTTTAAAGAATTTCTAATTGAAGCAAAAAATAAGAATTTAAATACTTTGGATAAGAAGATAGAGAAATATTTTAAAGTAAATGATTTTAAAATCAAAGAGTTCATACAGCTTGATAAGTTTCCAATACCTATTTTTGGCGGTGAAACCAATGTTGAAAAATTAATGGATTTTGTTTTAACATTACCTGAAAAGATTCATGAGAACAATTCCGATAAAATAAAAGGAGTGTTGATTTTCATCGATGAATTCCAAATTATTAAGGAATTGGATGATTACAAGGAATCATTTTTATGGAAATTGAGAAGTTATATACAAAATCAAAATTATATTTCCTATGTTTTTTCTGGATCAATGAGTATGCAGGATGAATTGATTTCTGAAATCGCAAGTCAAAGGGGTGCTTTTGGAGGTAGAATGCTTACAATTAACATATCTCCATTCAGCAAAGAAACAGTAAAATCATATTTAACACAAGAGGCTCCAAATCTAAAATTTACTGATGAGGGATTTGATAGGTTCTATAAATGCACTTCTGGAATTCCGGCATATGTTAATATTTTTGCAACATTGCTTCCAAAGGATATTGAATTGGATGAAAATCTAGTAAAATCTGAATTTGAAGATAAAATCAAGGTTATTAACACTCACTTAATTGTAATGTGGGATAAATTAACACTTCGAGAGCAATACATTATAATTTCTTTAATCGATGGGCCTTTAAAAAGAAATGAAATTGCAAAAACACTAAATGTTACTACTGGTTCAATTAGTAAACCTTTAGTTAATCTTCAACACCAAGAATTAGTGATTTTGGAAAATAATTCCTACTATTTATCTGAACCAATACTTAAAAGATGGTTAGAATTAGAATTTGAGAAAACTGGAACATATCCATTTAGATTGGATTAA